The Flavobacterium sp. 123 genome contains a region encoding:
- a CDS encoding diphosphomevalonate/mevalonate 3,5-bisphosphate decarboxylase family protein translates to MIAATDFIPSKYSQTIESGNFQWSAPSNIALVKYWGKKDNQIPANPSVSFTLNTCKTITKLAFAKKINTGNFSFDLLFEGKPKEEFKPKIQKFLERIEIYMPFLKDYHFTIDTENTFPHSSGIASSASGMAALAMNLMSVEKALNPAMTDDYFYQKASLLARLGSGSACRSVKGSVVVWGNQANIEGSSDLFGVEYPYAIHDNFKQFQDTILLVDKGEKQVSSTVGHDLMHNHPFAERRFAQAHENLDTLIPIFESGNLEEFIKVVESEALTLHAMMMTSMPYFILMKPNTLQIINAIWKFRNETKTPVCFTLDAGANVHVLYPKSSQEKVLQFIKDELVGYCQNGQYICDEIGIGAIRN, encoded by the coding sequence ATGATTGCAGCAACCGATTTTATTCCATCAAAATATTCTCAAACCATAGAAAGCGGAAATTTTCAATGGAGCGCACCCAGCAATATTGCACTTGTAAAATATTGGGGCAAAAAAGACAATCAGATTCCTGCAAATCCTTCGGTGAGTTTTACCTTGAATACTTGTAAAACGATAACTAAATTGGCTTTCGCCAAAAAAATAAATACAGGAAATTTTTCATTTGATTTACTTTTTGAAGGAAAACCGAAAGAAGAATTCAAACCAAAAATTCAGAAATTTCTAGAACGCATTGAAATCTATATGCCGTTTTTGAAAGACTATCATTTCACGATTGACACTGAAAATACTTTTCCGCATAGTTCTGGAATAGCATCTTCTGCTTCGGGAATGGCCGCTTTGGCAATGAATTTAATGAGTGTAGAAAAAGCTTTAAATCCAGCAATGACTGACGATTATTTTTATCAAAAAGCATCACTTTTGGCTCGTTTAGGTTCTGGAAGTGCTTGTAGAAGTGTAAAAGGAAGTGTTGTTGTTTGGGGAAATCAAGCTAATATTGAAGGAAGTTCTGATTTGTTTGGAGTAGAATATCCGTATGCTATTCATGATAATTTCAAGCAGTTTCAAGATACTATTTTGCTTGTTGACAAAGGCGAAAAACAAGTTTCGAGTACTGTGGGTCATGATTTGATGCACAACCATCCTTTTGCCGAAAGGCGATTTGCGCAAGCACACGAAAATTTAGATACACTTATTCCTATTTTTGAAAGCGGAAACTTAGAGGAATTTATAAAAGTGGTTGAAAGTGAAGCACTGACATTGCATGCGATGATGATGACTTCGATGCCGTATTTTATATTAATGAAACCCAACACCTTGCAGATTATTAATGCCATTTGGAAGTTCCGAAATGAAACCAAAACACCAGTTTGTTTCACTCTAGATGCTGGAGCAAATGTGCATGTTTTGTATCCAAAAAGCAGCCAAGAAAAAGTATTGCAATTTATTAAGGACGAATTAGTTGGCTATTGTCAAAATGGTCAGTACATTTGTGACGAAATTGGAATTGGCGCAATTCGAAACTAA
- a CDS encoding NAD(P)/FAD-dependent oxidoreductase yields the protein MNQNFDIIIVGGGAAGFFTAINIVEKNPKLKVAILERGAEVLSKVRVSGGGRCNVTHACFEPNELVKFYPRGEKELRGPFHQFCSGDTIEWFSNHGVALKIEEDGRMFPESNSSQTIIDCFLQASHKLGIEILTGQSVQSIFNPEVSGENFWKIETQNNNYVAEKLILATGSNPKIWEMLQTFGHAIVTPVPSLFTFNIKDSRIKELPGVAAQVAVKVKDTKLSSTGPLLITHWGMSGPAILKLSAWGARILHDKNYQFTIYVNWLNDLDKEDAEKLLKDLKLEHAKKAVSKKSPFDFPNRLWESLVLASGIEAETKWADLSKIQLQNLANQLTNGTFQVNGKSTFKEEFVTAGGIDLKEINFKTMESKLHENLYFAGEIMNIDAITGGFNFQNAWTSGFIVANAIA from the coding sequence ATGAACCAGAATTTTGACATTATAATAGTTGGCGGAGGTGCTGCAGGATTTTTTACAGCAATTAATATTGTGGAGAAAAATCCAAAATTAAAAGTAGCTATTTTAGAACGCGGTGCAGAAGTATTGAGCAAAGTTCGTGTTTCAGGCGGTGGTCGTTGTAATGTAACTCATGCTTGTTTTGAACCCAACGAATTGGTTAAATTTTATCCTCGTGGGGAAAAAGAATTGCGTGGTCCTTTTCATCAATTTTGCTCTGGCGATACAATTGAATGGTTCAGCAACCATGGCGTTGCATTGAAGATTGAAGAAGACGGACGCATGTTTCCAGAATCGAATTCATCACAAACTATTATTGATTGCTTTTTGCAAGCAAGTCACAAACTAGGAATCGAAATCCTAACGGGACAAAGTGTACAATCCATTTTCAATCCAGAAGTTTCGGGAGAAAATTTCTGGAAAATTGAAACCCAAAACAACAATTATGTAGCCGAAAAATTAATTCTAGCGACTGGAAGTAATCCGAAAATTTGGGAAATGTTACAAACTTTTGGACACGCCATCGTAACGCCTGTCCCTTCCCTATTTACCTTTAACATCAAAGATTCCCGAATAAAAGAATTACCAGGAGTTGCAGCACAAGTAGCCGTAAAAGTAAAAGATACCAAACTCAGTTCAACTGGTCCTTTATTAATTACACATTGGGGAATGAGTGGACCGGCAATTTTGAAATTATCAGCCTGGGGCGCTCGCATTTTGCACGACAAAAATTATCAGTTTACTATTTATGTGAATTGGCTGAATGATCTTGATAAAGAAGATGCCGAAAAATTATTAAAAGACTTAAAACTGGAACATGCTAAAAAAGCAGTTTCTAAAAAGTCTCCCTTTGACTTTCCAAATCGTTTGTGGGAAAGTTTGGTGCTTGCCTCTGGAATTGAAGCTGAAACCAAATGGGCAGATTTATCTAAAATTCAATTGCAAAATCTAGCCAATCAATTGACAAACGGCACTTTTCAGGTCAACGGAAAAAGTACCTTCAAAGAAGAATTTGTAACCGCAGGCGGAATTGATTTAAAGGAAATAAATTTCAAAACTATGGAAAGTAAGCTGCATGAAAACCTTTATTTTGCTGGAGAAATTATGAATATCGATGCTATTACTGGCGGATTTAATTTCCAAAATGCTTGGACTAGTGGATTTATTGTTGCGAATGCTATTGCATAA
- a CDS encoding glycoside hydrolase family 13 protein: MKPNTFRSFLNINFNQITLLFLFLISLNANAQIQRVEPPFWYAGMKNPELQILFYGKNIAENNVSVSNNILIKEVKKTENPNYIFVTIDTKNNEAQDFVFSFSKNKKVAFTQKYSLKKRKVNSAQRKSYDASDLIYLIMPDRFANGNPKNDSEKSVVEKANRRNPGSRHGGDIEGIIKNLDYIKELGATALWPTPLCEDNDSRGSYHGYGQSDVYKIDPRYGTNEDYLRLSTELHKKDMKLIMDYVTNHWGAAHWMMNDLPTYEWLHQFPGYAQTNYHMTTQFDPNASKIDTKMCMDGWFVKSMPDLNQSNPLLLKYLTQNAIWWIEYADLDGFRVDTYSYNDKKGIAEWTKAITDEYPNFNIVGEVWMHDQAQMAYWQKDSKIAAIQNYNSYLPSVMDFTLMESTATVFNENQATWDKGLIKIYENLANDFLYPNINSIMTFVENHDTNRFNEIYQKDFKKYQMAMTLIATIRGIPQIYYGSEISMAGNKNEGDPAIRLDFPGGWEGDTNNAFTKTGRTAEQEQFFDFSSKLFQWRKTNDAVHFGKTTQYIPEDNVYVYFRYTDTKTVMVIINNSDKTQTIKTNRFQENIQNYTTGKEVLTQKTIDLKDNITIDSQSAYILELN, from the coding sequence ATGAAGCCAAATACATTCCGCTCTTTTTTGAATATAAATTTCAACCAAATAACTCTTTTATTCTTATTCCTAATCTCCTTAAATGCAAACGCACAAATTCAACGTGTTGAACCTCCATTTTGGTATGCAGGAATGAAAAATCCCGAACTGCAAATTTTATTTTACGGAAAAAATATTGCAGAAAACAATGTTTCTGTTTCAAATAACATTCTGATCAAAGAAGTAAAAAAGACAGAAAATCCTAATTATATTTTTGTAACAATTGACACAAAAAACAATGAAGCTCAAGATTTTGTTTTCTCTTTTTCGAAAAATAAAAAAGTAGCTTTTACCCAAAAATATTCTTTGAAAAAACGCAAAGTAAATTCTGCTCAACGCAAAAGTTATGATGCTTCTGATTTGATTTATTTAATCATGCCTGACCGTTTTGCTAACGGAAATCCTAAAAATGACAGCGAAAAATCAGTTGTTGAAAAAGCAAATAGAAGGAATCCTGGATCTAGACACGGAGGTGATATTGAAGGAATCATCAAAAATTTAGATTACATCAAAGAATTAGGCGCAACTGCACTTTGGCCAACACCGCTTTGCGAAGACAATGACAGTAGAGGTTCCTACCATGGGTACGGACAATCAGATGTGTACAAAATCGATCCTCGTTATGGAACAAATGAAGATTATCTGAGATTATCTACTGAATTGCATAAAAAAGACATGAAACTTATCATGGATTATGTAACAAATCATTGGGGAGCAGCACACTGGATGATGAATGATTTACCAACTTATGAGTGGTTGCATCAATTTCCAGGTTACGCACAGACTAATTACCACATGACTACGCAATTTGACCCTAATGCGTCAAAAATTGATACCAAAATGTGTATGGATGGATGGTTTGTAAAATCAATGCCAGACTTAAATCAATCAAATCCTTTGTTGCTAAAATACTTAACTCAAAACGCAATTTGGTGGATAGAATATGCTGATTTAGATGGTTTCAGAGTAGACACCTATTCCTACAATGATAAAAAAGGAATTGCTGAATGGACCAAAGCCATCACTGACGAATACCCAAATTTCAACATTGTAGGGGAAGTTTGGATGCACGATCAAGCACAAATGGCTTATTGGCAAAAAGACAGCAAAATTGCGGCCATTCAAAACTACAATTCTTATTTACCAAGTGTAATGGACTTTACCTTGATGGAATCTACCGCGACTGTATTTAATGAAAATCAAGCGACTTGGGATAAAGGTTTAATCAAAATATACGAGAATTTAGCTAATGATTTTCTATATCCAAATATAAACAGCATCATGACTTTTGTAGAAAATCATGATACCAATCGTTTCAATGAAATCTACCAAAAAGATTTTAAAAAATACCAAATGGCAATGACACTGATTGCTACCATTAGAGGAATTCCACAAATCTATTATGGCTCAGAAATCAGTATGGCTGGAAATAAAAACGAAGGTGATCCTGCCATTCGATTAGATTTTCCTGGAGGCTGGGAAGGTGATACAAACAATGCCTTCACTAAAACCGGAAGAACAGCTGAACAAGAACAATTTTTTGATTTTTCTTCAAAATTGTTTCAATGGAGAAAAACAAATGATGCTGTACACTTTGGAAAAACAACACAGTACATTCCGGAGGACAATGTTTATGTTTATTTTAGATATACGGACACAAAAACAGTGATGGTTATCATCAACAACAGTGATAAAACTCAAACCATAAAAACGAATCGTTTCCAAGAAAACATTCAAAATTACACTACGGGTAAAGAGGTTTTAACTCAAAAAACTATTGATTTAAAAGACAACATCACTATTGATAGTCAATCCGCTTATATTTTAGAATTGAACTAA
- a CDS encoding alpha-amylase family glycosyl hydrolase, giving the protein MKETNKAPFIWEGANLYFLMTDRFNNGDPSKDINFNRNKTTGKLRGFEGGDIKGIIQKIDDGYFEQLGINVIWLTPIVEQIHDGVDEGTGLSYGFHGYWARDWSALDPNFGTKKDLAELVEKAHAKGIRIMLDGVINHTGPVTEMDTVWPNDWVRTGPTCTYNNFENTTICTLVKNLPDIKTESTQEVEIPTFLAEKWKSEGRYDSEMASLDAFFKRTAYPRTPKYYIIKWLTDYISEFGIDGYRADTVKHTEEGVWGDFKTQCDYAFATWKKNNPSKVLDNNPFYTIAEVYNYGISTGQWFDFGDRKVNYYENGFNNMINFEFKWDAQKDYESIFSKYSSKLNNELKGFSVLNYLSSHDDGGPFDAKRVKSIESGTKLLLSPGISQVYYGDESARSLVIEGTQGDATLRSFMNWDAIKSNPETQKILLHWQKLGQFRRNHPAIGAGFHSEISNQPYTFSRSYSKNGFIDKVIIGLDLPTGKKELAVDSIFSNGTKLRDTYSGKEVVVTNGKVTVDSEFTFVLLELKN; this is encoded by the coding sequence ATGAAAGAAACGAATAAAGCCCCTTTTATATGGGAAGGAGCAAATTTATATTTCTTGATGACGGATCGCTTTAACAATGGAGATCCTTCTAAAGACATTAATTTTAATAGAAACAAAACAACGGGAAAACTTCGTGGTTTTGAAGGAGGAGACATCAAAGGAATCATTCAAAAAATCGATGATGGTTATTTTGAGCAATTAGGAATCAATGTAATTTGGCTTACGCCAATTGTGGAACAAATTCACGATGGTGTTGATGAAGGAACTGGTTTAAGTTATGGTTTTCACGGCTATTGGGCTAGAGATTGGTCTGCTTTAGATCCTAATTTTGGAACTAAAAAAGATTTGGCTGAATTAGTTGAAAAAGCGCATGCAAAAGGAATCAGAATCATGCTTGACGGTGTCATCAATCACACAGGACCGGTTACTGAAATGGATACTGTTTGGCCAAATGATTGGGTTCGAACTGGACCTACTTGCACTTACAATAATTTCGAAAATACCACGATTTGTACTTTGGTAAAAAACCTTCCAGATATAAAAACAGAAAGCACTCAGGAAGTTGAAATTCCAACTTTTTTAGCTGAAAAATGGAAATCAGAAGGCCGATATGATTCTGAAATGGCATCATTAGACGCTTTTTTCAAAAGAACAGCTTACCCAAGAACACCTAAATACTACATCATAAAATGGTTAACAGATTACATTAGCGAATTTGGAATTGATGGCTATAGAGCAGATACAGTAAAACATACGGAAGAAGGTGTTTGGGGTGATTTTAAAACACAATGCGATTATGCTTTTGCAACTTGGAAAAAGAACAATCCATCTAAAGTATTAGACAATAATCCTTTTTACACTATTGCCGAAGTTTATAATTATGGTATTAGTACCGGACAATGGTTTGATTTTGGAGACAGAAAAGTAAACTATTATGAGAACGGATTCAATAACATGATCAATTTTGAATTTAAATGGGATGCTCAAAAAGATTACGAATCCATTTTCTCTAAATATTCTTCAAAACTGAATAATGAATTAAAAGGATTTAGTGTTTTGAACTATTTATCTTCTCATGATGATGGAGGACCTTTTGATGCAAAACGTGTTAAAAGCATTGAAAGCGGAACGAAATTATTGCTTTCGCCAGGAATTTCTCAAGTATATTATGGTGATGAATCTGCGCGTTCTTTAGTCATTGAAGGAACTCAAGGCGATGCTACTTTACGTTCATTTATGAACTGGGATGCTATTAAATCAAATCCAGAAACACAAAAAATACTATTGCATTGGCAAAAATTAGGGCAATTCAGAAGAAACCATCCCGCTATTGGAGCTGGTTTTCATAGCGAAATCTCTAATCAACCTTATACCTTCAGCAGAAGCTATTCAAAAAATGGTTTTATTGATAAAGTAATCATTGGGTTGGATTTGCCAACAGGTAAAAAAGAACTTGCTGTAGATTCTATTTTCAGCAATGGAACAAAACTAAGGGACACCTATTCTGGAAAAGAAGTAGTTGTTACCAATGGAAAAGTTACTGTTGATTCTGAATTTACTTTCGTCTTATTAGAATTAAAGAACTAA
- a CDS encoding TspO/MBR family protein: MNKITRIILVVVVCLSIGYMSGVVTRSAITTWYPTLVKPSFNPPNWVFAPVWTLLYLMMGVAAGLVWDKINLDKEIVKKALFFFAIQLALNALWSYLFFGLHNPMLAGLEIIILWLMIYETQIQFAKINTIAGYLLVPYLAWVSFAAVLNGSIWWLNR, translated from the coding sequence ATGAATAAAATCACCAGAATAATTCTTGTCGTTGTTGTGTGTCTTTCTATTGGTTATATGTCGGGTGTAGTTACTCGTTCTGCAATAACTACTTGGTATCCTACTTTAGTAAAACCAAGTTTTAATCCGCCAAATTGGGTTTTTGCACCTGTTTGGACTTTGCTTTATCTTATGATGGGCGTGGCTGCAGGATTGGTTTGGGATAAAATAAATCTGGATAAAGAGATCGTAAAAAAAGCTTTGTTTTTCTTTGCGATTCAACTGGCGCTAAATGCGTTGTGGTCGTATTTATTTTTTGGATTGCACAACCCGATGTTAGCGGGTCTTGAAATCATTATTTTATGGTTAATGATTTATGAAACACAGATTCAGTTTGCTAAAATCAATACTATAGCGGGTTATTTATTAGTGCCGTATCTGGCTTGGGTAAGTTTTGCAGCGGTTTTGAATGGGAGTATTTGGTGGTTGAATAGATAG
- a CDS encoding TIM-barrel domain-containing protein, which translates to MKKFTLIVLLSTFCFAQNANRKYKSHKLTNGTLEVKTSDGVYLIKPYSDKIVETSFVPKGETFKPESHAVVLTPKAKDSKVKDTKDFLIFTTKGITVSIEKSPFKISYSYKNKELFSEKNGYTKADNMETLDFNINDSEALYGGGSRVLGMNRRGNRLQLYNRAQYGYSNRAELLNFCIPMVMSSKIYAIHFDNPAIGYLDLDSKKNNTITYETISGRKTYQVIAGDSWTDIIANYTDLTGKQPLPARWTFGNFSSKFGYHNQAEVGKTIQKFQNDSIPVDAIIIDLYWFGKTIQGTLGNLDWDKDNFPDPTKMIADLNAKNIKTVLITEPFVLTTSSKWKEAVDKKVLAVNKDGAPFIYDFYFGNTGIIDVFKPEGKQWFWNIYKNLINQGVGGLWGDLGEPEAFPSEAITAKGKADEVHNIYGHNWAKLVANGYQKDFPNQRPFILMRSGYSGSQQYGIIPWSGDISRSWEGLQSQTEIALQMGMQGIGYMHSDLGGFAGDYFDNELYIRWLQYGVFQPVFRPHADESVASEPVYKDIETKAKAKKQIELRYQMLPYNYTLAFENNQKGTPLMRPLLFEEPTNQALQTVCETYLWGNDFLITPITKPGLKEIPVYFPKNNNWFDFYTDQKQEAGTTSNIAIVEDHIPVFVRGGAFIPMIKTIQNTSKYSLDNFDLHFYNDEKTAKSEGKLYNDNGTIPNAFEKGESELLKFSSNSNEKTLTLTIQTVTGKSFLSTDKKINFIVHNLNKKIKNISSNGQNIAYTITDKTIAFPVLSKKGQTNTILINYN; encoded by the coding sequence ATGAAAAAATTCACCTTGATAGTATTGCTTTCTACTTTTTGCTTTGCGCAAAATGCAAACAGGAAATACAAAAGCCATAAATTAACAAACGGCACTTTAGAAGTAAAAACCTCTGATGGTGTTTATTTGATAAAACCGTATTCTGACAAAATAGTTGAAACTTCTTTTGTTCCAAAAGGAGAAACTTTCAAGCCCGAATCGCATGCGGTTGTTTTGACTCCAAAAGCGAAAGATTCAAAAGTAAAAGACACTAAAGATTTTTTGATTTTTACAACAAAAGGCATAACTGTTTCAATAGAAAAATCGCCTTTTAAAATATCCTATTCTTATAAAAACAAAGAGTTGTTTTCAGAGAAAAACGGATACACAAAGGCGGATAATATGGAGACTTTAGACTTCAATATAAATGATTCCGAAGCACTTTATGGTGGCGGATCAAGAGTATTAGGAATGAATCGCCGTGGCAACCGTTTGCAATTGTATAATCGTGCGCAATATGGATATTCAAACAGAGCCGAATTATTAAATTTTTGCATTCCTATGGTTATGTCTTCAAAAATATATGCTATTCATTTTGACAATCCTGCCATTGGTTACTTAGATTTAGACAGCAAAAAGAACAATACAATAACCTACGAAACCATTTCTGGTCGCAAAACCTACCAAGTAATAGCGGGAGATTCTTGGACAGACATAATTGCAAATTATACCGATTTAACTGGAAAACAACCACTACCCGCTCGATGGACTTTTGGAAATTTCTCGAGTAAATTTGGTTACCACAACCAAGCTGAAGTTGGAAAAACCATTCAAAAATTTCAAAATGATAGCATTCCTGTTGATGCTATAATTATAGATTTATATTGGTTTGGAAAAACAATTCAAGGAACATTAGGAAATTTAGATTGGGACAAAGACAACTTCCCAGATCCAACTAAAATGATTGCTGATTTGAATGCAAAAAACATCAAAACAGTTTTGATAACCGAACCTTTCGTTTTGACAACTTCAAGTAAATGGAAAGAAGCTGTTGACAAAAAAGTTTTGGCAGTCAATAAAGATGGAGCGCCTTTTATATATGATTTCTATTTTGGAAATACCGGAATTATAGATGTTTTTAAACCAGAAGGCAAACAATGGTTTTGGAACATTTATAAAAACTTAATCAATCAAGGAGTTGGTGGTCTTTGGGGCGATTTAGGCGAGCCCGAAGCATTTCCTTCTGAAGCAATAACTGCAAAAGGCAAAGCGGATGAAGTTCACAATATTTATGGACACAATTGGGCAAAATTAGTAGCCAATGGATACCAAAAAGATTTCCCAAATCAACGCCCTTTTATCCTGATGCGTTCTGGATATTCAGGTTCTCAACAGTATGGAATTATTCCTTGGTCAGGGGATATCAGCCGTTCTTGGGAAGGCTTACAATCGCAAACCGAAATTGCGTTACAAATGGGAATGCAAGGAATTGGATATATGCACTCTGATTTAGGCGGTTTTGCCGGTGATTATTTTGACAATGAACTTTATATTCGTTGGTTGCAATATGGTGTTTTCCAACCTGTTTTTCGCCCACACGCAGACGAATCTGTTGCTTCAGAGCCTGTTTATAAAGATATTGAGACAAAAGCAAAAGCGAAAAAACAAATAGAATTGCGTTACCAAATGTTGCCTTACAACTATACATTGGCCTTTGAAAACAACCAAAAAGGAACTCCTTTAATGCGTCCTTTACTATTTGAAGAACCTACAAATCAAGCCTTACAAACCGTATGTGAAACGTATTTGTGGGGAAATGATTTCCTAATAACTCCAATTACAAAACCTGGATTAAAAGAAATTCCTGTTTATTTTCCAAAAAACAACAATTGGTTTGATTTCTATACTGATCAAAAACAAGAAGCTGGAACAACTTCAAATATCGCTATTGTCGAAGATCATATACCCGTTTTTGTTCGTGGTGGTGCCTTTATTCCAATGATAAAAACCATACAAAACACATCAAAATACAGTCTGGATAATTTTGACTTGCATTTTTACAATGACGAAAAAACAGCCAAAAGTGAAGGAAAATTATACAACGATAATGGAACAATTCCTAATGCATTTGAAAAAGGAGAATCTGAGTTGTTGAAATTCTCAAGCAATTCAAATGAAAAAACACTTACTTTAACTATTCAAACAGTAACGGGTAAATCCTTTCTATCAACTGATAAAAAGATTAATTTTATAGTTCACAATTTGAATAAAAAAATAAAAAACATAAGTAGTAACGGCCAAAATATAGCCTATACAATTACTGACAAAACAATAGCATTCCCTGTGCTTTCAAAAAAAGGCCAGACGAATACAATACTAATCAATTATAATTAA
- a CDS encoding glycerophosphodiester phosphodiesterase family protein → MLKIGHRGAKGYAPENTLISFQKAIEMGVDGIELDVHLTSDGEIIVIHDETIDRTTDGKGLVNALSLHELKTVRIEKEYEIPTLKEVFDLVNKRCFINIELKGNQTAKPVVHLIENYILEQNWNYTDFLISSFDWNALEEIRLLNQNIPIGVLTEKNLELAISFAILVKATAIHPDFHLLTKENSAQIQALGLHVIPWTINETAAIQKIKSFNVNAIITDFPDRI, encoded by the coding sequence ATGCTCAAAATTGGACATCGTGGCGCCAAAGGCTATGCTCCTGAAAACACCTTAATTTCGTTTCAAAAAGCAATAGAAATGGGTGTTGACGGGATAGAACTTGATGTGCATTTAACTTCAGATGGTGAAATTATTGTTATTCATGACGAAACAATAGACCGAACCACCGATGGAAAAGGCTTAGTAAATGCCTTATCTTTACACGAATTAAAAACAGTCCGAATAGAAAAAGAATATGAAATTCCAACGCTGAAAGAAGTTTTTGATCTAGTTAACAAACGCTGTTTTATCAATATTGAACTCAAAGGAAACCAGACTGCAAAACCGGTTGTTCACCTAATTGAGAACTATATTTTAGAACAAAATTGGAACTATACTGATTTTTTAATTTCCAGTTTTGATTGGAATGCTTTAGAAGAAATTCGGCTTTTGAATCAAAATATCCCGATTGGAGTTTTGACAGAAAAAAATTTAGAACTGGCTATTTCTTTCGCCATATTGGTAAAAGCAACAGCTATTCATCCTGATTTTCATTTGTTAACCAAAGAGAATTCTGCTCAAATACAAGCACTCGGATTACACGTTATTCCTTGGACAATAAACGAAACAGCAGCTATCCAGAAAATAAAATCATTCAACGTAAACGCAATCATAACAGATTTCCCTGATAGAATATGA